A window of Verrucomicrobiota bacterium contains these coding sequences:
- the trpC gene encoding indole-3-glycerol phosphate synthase TrpC: MTTGGTILDEIIVHKRAELEAAQKAVPEARLRELVAERAIYSDFEEAVGKTNALGVNLIAEIKKASPSKGVFRADFDPATIAREYEAGGADAISVLTDERFFQGSLAHLRQVYESGVTLPLLRKDFTTSAYHVLEAAAHGADAVLLIAAVLDREEIEAFAALADELHLNAVLEVYNETELAAAVESPCRIIQINNRDLKTFEVDLGVTRRLAPQVPDGRIIISASGFDSAKAVQAAREAGAHAVLVGESLMRGGDPQATLRALRGAP, from the coding sequence ATGACGACCGGCGGGACAATCCTGGACGAGATCATCGTCCACAAGCGGGCCGAGCTCGAGGCGGCGCAGAAGGCGGTGCCGGAGGCCCGGCTGCGCGAGCTTGTTGCCGAACGGGCCATCTACTCGGACTTCGAGGAGGCGGTCGGCAAGACGAACGCGCTCGGCGTCAATCTCATCGCGGAAATCAAGAAGGCGTCGCCGTCCAAGGGTGTGTTCCGCGCCGACTTCGACCCGGCGACCATCGCCCGCGAGTACGAGGCGGGCGGGGCCGACGCGATCAGCGTGCTGACGGATGAGCGTTTCTTCCAGGGCAGCCTGGCGCACCTGCGGCAGGTGTACGAGAGCGGCGTGACGCTGCCGCTGCTGCGCAAGGACTTCACGACCAGCGCCTACCACGTGCTCGAAGCCGCCGCCCACGGTGCAGACGCGGTGCTGCTGATCGCCGCTGTGCTCGACCGCGAGGAGATCGAGGCCTTCGCCGCGCTCGCCGACGAACTGCACCTGAACGCCGTGCTCGAGGTGTATAACGAGACCGAGCTGGCGGCTGCCGTTGAGTCGCCGTGCCGCATCATCCAGATCAATAACCGCGATCTCAAGACGTTCGAGGTTGACCTTGGTGTGACGCGGCGGCTCGCGCCGCAGGTGCCCGATGGGCGGATCATTATCAGCGCGTCCGGTTTCGACTCGGCCAAGGCAGTCCAGGCGGCGCGCGAGGCGGGCGCCCACGCCGTGCTTGTGGGCGAGTCGCTTATGCGCGGTGGCGATCCACAGGCGACGCTCCGAGCGCTGCGGGGCGCCCCGTGA
- a CDS encoding phosphoribosylanthranilate isomerase yields MSVLFVKVCGITNADDASVAVGAGADAIGLIFVPGTPRCVTVETAKAVARVVSPTVWKVGVFVEASINEVNRIAREVSLDVVQLHGDLTPDEAARLAVPFFKVVRVRPTDTRGAIDVEALRAYNARAIVLDTFVEGRAGGTGRTFDWELARPVVEAGLSVLLSGGLTPDNVAEAVRRVRPFGVDVSSGVEARPGCKNHDKVRAFISNAKGAQRD; encoded by the coding sequence GTGAGCGTGCTCTTCGTGAAGGTCTGCGGCATCACGAACGCCGACGACGCATCCGTCGCCGTCGGGGCCGGCGCTGATGCGATCGGTCTGATCTTCGTGCCGGGTACGCCGCGGTGCGTGACCGTCGAGACGGCGAAGGCGGTCGCTCGCGTGGTCTCGCCGACGGTGTGGAAGGTGGGCGTATTTGTCGAGGCGTCCATCAACGAAGTCAACCGGATCGCCCGTGAGGTGTCGCTCGACGTCGTGCAGCTCCATGGCGATCTGACGCCCGACGAGGCGGCGCGGCTCGCTGTGCCGTTTTTCAAGGTGGTGCGTGTGCGCCCCACCGACACGCGCGGCGCGATTGACGTCGAGGCGCTCAGAGCGTATAACGCACGCGCCATCGTGCTCGACACGTTTGTCGAGGGCAGAGCGGGCGGTACGGGCCGGACGTTTGACTGGGAGCTGGCGCGGCCCGTTGTCGAGGCGGGGCTGTCCGTGTTGCTCTCGGGCGGGCTGACGCCGGACAACGTGGCCGAGGCCGTACGGCGCGTGCGGCCGTTCGGCGTAGACGTTTCCAGCGGCGTCGAGGCACGTCCCGGCTGCAAGAACCACGACAAGGTGCGCGCATTCATCTCGAACGCCAAGGGAGCGCAGCGTGACTGA
- the rpe gene encoding ribulose-phosphate 3-epimerase: MERHRFPDKAVVIAPSLLAGDFARMGEEARRAEAAGADILHLDVMDGHFVEPITFGAQAVAALRRYTRLFLDAHLMVDNPERQIPQFLEAGVDNLTIHVEASKNIEGDLEQIKGAGARCGLTLNPDTPVEQMFPYIERIDMLLVMSVFPGYGGQQFIPESVDRIRALREKADGLGTPLDIEVDGGIDPETARLVVQAGANVLVAGTAVFRARNMAEAIKELRVHG; the protein is encoded by the coding sequence ATGGAACGACATCGTTTCCCCGACAAGGCAGTCGTGATCGCACCGTCGCTGCTTGCCGGGGATTTTGCGAGGATGGGCGAGGAAGCGCGGCGGGCCGAGGCGGCGGGCGCCGACATCCTGCATCTCGATGTGATGGATGGTCATTTTGTCGAGCCGATCACGTTCGGCGCGCAAGCGGTCGCCGCCTTGCGGCGCTACACACGGCTGTTCCTCGACGCGCATCTCATGGTGGACAATCCGGAGCGGCAGATCCCGCAGTTCCTCGAGGCTGGCGTGGACAACTTGACGATTCACGTCGAGGCGTCGAAGAACATCGAGGGCGACCTCGAACAGATCAAGGGAGCCGGTGCGCGCTGTGGGCTGACGCTGAATCCGGACACACCCGTCGAGCAGATGTTCCCATATATCGAGCGGATCGACATGCTGCTCGTCATGAGTGTTTTCCCGGGCTACGGCGGGCAGCAGTTCATCCCCGAGAGCGTCGACCGGATCCGCGCGCTGCGAGAGAAGGCAGACGGACTCGGCACGCCGCTCGATATCGAGGTTGACGGGGGGATTGATCCGGAGACCGCGCGGCTCGTCGTCCAGGCCGGCGCCAACGTCCTTGTGGCGGGAACGGCCGTCTTCCGCGCGCGCAACATGGCGGAAGCGATCAAGGAGCTGCGCGTCCATGGCTGA
- a CDS encoding tryptophan synthase subunit alpha — MNRIDARFERLRRDGRKGFVAFITAGDPTLATTIELANAFDGAGVDVLELGVPFSDPLADGLVNQRAAERALRHNVSLADVLDAVRTIRSTSEIPIVLFTYINPVMRFGLDAFPKAAREAGLDGILALDYPPEESAAFRAALDTQGLRMVQLIAPTTPDDRMRMLAETSTGFIYCVSRTGVTGMREAVEGSVRSMVARIKSCSAKPVAVGFGISTPEQVAHVAESADGVVVGSAIVQRIETNAGRGDLVERVTAFVGELMAPLRSV; from the coding sequence GTGAATCGGATTGATGCACGGTTCGAGCGGCTCAGGCGCGACGGGCGGAAGGGCTTCGTCGCGTTCATCACGGCGGGCGATCCGACGCTCGCGACGACGATCGAGCTTGCCAACGCGTTCGACGGCGCAGGCGTCGACGTGCTTGAGCTCGGCGTGCCATTCTCGGACCCGCTCGCCGATGGTCTGGTCAATCAGCGTGCCGCCGAGCGCGCGCTGCGCCACAACGTCTCGCTCGCCGACGTGCTCGACGCGGTGCGGACGATCCGTTCGACAAGCGAGATCCCGATCGTGCTTTTCACGTACATCAATCCCGTGATGCGATTCGGGCTCGACGCCTTCCCGAAAGCGGCGCGCGAGGCGGGTCTGGACGGCATTCTCGCGCTCGACTACCCGCCGGAGGAATCGGCTGCGTTCCGAGCCGCCCTCGACACGCAGGGGCTGAGAATGGTTCAGTTGATTGCGCCGACGACACCCGATGACCGCATGCGCATGCTGGCCGAGACCTCGACGGGCTTCATCTACTGCGTGTCGCGCACGGGTGTAACCGGCATGCGCGAGGCGGTCGAGGGCTCGGTGCGCTCGATGGTCGCACGGATCAAGTCGTGTTCGGCCAAGCCGGTCGCCGTCGGGTTCGGCATCTCGACGCCCGAGCAGGTGGCACACGTCGCGGAGTCGGCCGACGGCGTCGTTGTCGGCAGCGCCATCGTGCAGCGCATCGAGACCAATGCCGGGCGTGGCGATCTCGTTGAGCGAGTGACGGCGTTCGTCGGTGAGCTGATGGCGCCGTTGAGGAGCGTGTGA
- the trpB gene encoding tryptophan synthase subunit beta, whose product MGTAPDERGRYGPYGGRFVPETLVSALDDLDRLYVECRDDAAFQDELACLLRDYVGRPTPLTFAKRLTETLGGAKVYFKREDLAHTGAHKINNTVGQALLAKRMGKPRIIAETGAGQHGVATATAAALLGLECEVYMGTEDMRRQALNVFRMRLLGAKVTRVDSGSRTLKDAINEAMRDWVTNVGTTHYILGSVLGPHPFPMIVRDFQRVIGRETRAQILEKEGRLPDLLLACVGGGSNSIGLFYDFLDDEGVRMLGVEAGGYGIESGKHAARFAGGTLGVLQGTYSYVLQDEHGQISLTHSVSAGLDYASVGPEHAHLRDRGRVTYTSVTDDEALAAFQRCGELEGILPALESAHAVAQAFKVVPAMRSDQIVVINMSGRGDKDVQEAARVLGVDLGVGIVETQRESD is encoded by the coding sequence ATCGGCACGGCACCCGACGAGCGCGGGCGGTACGGTCCGTACGGCGGGCGGTTTGTGCCCGAGACGCTGGTGTCGGCACTCGACGACCTCGATCGCCTCTATGTCGAGTGTCGGGATGACGCGGCGTTCCAGGACGAGCTTGCCTGCTTGCTGCGCGACTACGTGGGCCGGCCGACGCCGCTCACGTTCGCCAAGCGGCTCACCGAGACGCTTGGCGGTGCGAAGGTCTACTTCAAGCGCGAGGACCTCGCCCACACGGGCGCGCACAAGATTAACAACACGGTTGGCCAGGCACTGCTCGCCAAGCGCATGGGCAAGCCGCGCATCATCGCCGAGACGGGCGCCGGCCAGCACGGTGTGGCAACGGCGACGGCGGCTGCGTTGCTCGGCCTCGAGTGCGAAGTCTACATGGGCACCGAGGACATGCGGCGCCAGGCGCTCAACGTGTTCCGCATGCGGCTGCTCGGCGCAAAGGTCACCCGTGTGGACTCGGGCAGCCGCACGCTCAAAGACGCAATTAACGAGGCGATGCGCGACTGGGTGACCAATGTCGGCACGACGCACTACATCCTCGGCAGCGTGCTCGGGCCGCACCCGTTCCCGATGATCGTGCGTGATTTTCAGCGTGTGATCGGCCGCGAGACCCGCGCGCAGATTCTCGAGAAGGAAGGCCGGCTGCCCGACCTGCTGCTCGCGTGCGTAGGCGGCGGGAGCAACTCGATCGGGTTGTTCTACGACTTCCTCGATGACGAGGGCGTACGCATGCTGGGCGTCGAGGCGGGCGGCTACGGCATCGAGAGCGGCAAGCACGCGGCGCGCTTCGCCGGCGGCACGCTCGGCGTGCTCCAAGGCACGTACAGCTACGTGCTCCAGGACGAGCACGGCCAGATCAGCCTGACGCACTCGGTCTCGGCGGGCCTCGACTACGCGAGTGTTGGCCCCGAGCACGCGCACCTGCGGGACCGCGGGCGGGTCACATACACCTCTGTGACGGACGACGAGGCGCTCGCGGCGTTCCAGCGCTGCGGCGAGCTCGAGGGCATTCTGCCCGCGCTGGAGAGCGCGCACGCCGTGGCGCAGGCGTTCAAGGTCGTGCCGGCGATGCGATCCGACCAGATCGTCGTAATCAACATGTCGGGCCGCGGCGACAAGGACGTGCAGGAGGCGGCGCGCGTCCTCGGCGTGGACCTGGGGGTGGGAATTGTGGAGACGCAGCGTGAATCGGATTGA
- a CDS encoding insulinase family protein, translating to MTYVTTLDGGLRVVTAEMPDRQSVSVGVWLRCGSRDESARLNGISHFIEHYVFKGTRRRTGEQITREIEGVGGSLDASTGEESTFYYAHVLPEHLECAVDTLMDMVVSPTFPADQLDVQKDIVLEEIRMVEDRPSSLVEDLFSEALWGTHPLGRRVLGTVGTIERMTRADLVGYQKRMYTRAGCVVALAGNVRHDAAVKLVGRGARRMPGPPTARFRRVVERQRRPVVKVFARETEEGHVVLGVRTFRRGHPARFALRIISTILGENMSSRLFENVREKRGLAYSIYSGIDRYMDTGCLYVGGGLDTARLTVGLRAIVHEFDRLRRHRIGRAELERAKQYAVGQLTMGLEKSMSRVVWIGENLLLSGCVPDPAETIRRLRAITADDVQRVARLVFRPGRTALAYIGPVQDEARLRRSIELEAL from the coding sequence ATGACGTACGTGACGACGCTCGACGGCGGGCTGCGTGTCGTGACCGCTGAAATGCCGGATCGCCAGTCGGTCTCGGTCGGTGTGTGGCTTCGATGCGGCTCGCGCGACGAGTCGGCGCGTCTCAACGGGATCTCGCACTTCATCGAGCACTACGTGTTCAAGGGCACGCGTCGCCGCACGGGCGAGCAGATCACGCGCGAGATCGAGGGTGTGGGGGGGTCGCTCGACGCCTCCACAGGCGAGGAGAGCACGTTCTACTACGCCCACGTGCTCCCCGAGCATCTCGAGTGTGCGGTCGATACGCTGATGGACATGGTCGTCTCACCGACGTTCCCTGCCGATCAGCTCGACGTGCAGAAGGACATCGTGCTTGAAGAGATCCGCATGGTTGAAGACCGGCCGTCGAGCTTAGTCGAGGACTTGTTCAGCGAGGCGCTCTGGGGCACGCACCCGCTCGGGCGGCGCGTGCTCGGCACGGTGGGCACGATCGAGCGTATGACGCGGGCGGACCTCGTCGGGTATCAGAAACGGATGTATACGCGCGCCGGGTGCGTCGTCGCGCTCGCGGGCAACGTGCGCCACGACGCGGCGGTGAAGCTCGTCGGGCGAGGGGCCCGGCGGATGCCGGGGCCGCCGACGGCACGATTCCGGCGCGTCGTCGAGCGTCAGCGTCGGCCCGTCGTGAAGGTCTTCGCGCGCGAGACGGAAGAAGGCCACGTTGTACTCGGCGTGCGGACGTTCCGGCGTGGGCATCCGGCGCGATTCGCGCTCCGGATCATCAGCACGATCCTCGGTGAGAATATGAGCTCGCGGCTCTTCGAGAACGTGCGCGAGAAGCGGGGGCTGGCCTATTCGATCTACAGCGGCATCGACCGTTACATGGACACGGGCTGCTTGTATGTTGGTGGCGGGCTGGACACCGCACGACTCACCGTGGGGTTGCGCGCCATCGTTCACGAGTTCGACCGGCTGCGCAGGCACCGCATCGGCCGCGCCGAGCTCGAGCGCGCGAAGCAGTACGCCGTTGGCCAGCTTACCATGGGGCTGGAGAAGAGCATGAGCCGTGTGGTATGGATTGGCGAAAACCTGCTGCTGAGCGGGTGCGTCCCCGACCCCGCCGAGACGATCCGACGGCTGCGGGCGATTACGGCCGACGACGTGCAGCGCGTTGCGCGCCTTGTGTTCCGTCCGGGCCGCACAGCGCTCGCCTACATCGGGCCGGTGCAAGACGAGGCGCGGCTTAGACGCAGTATCGAGCTGGAGGCTTTGTGA
- a CDS encoding transposase — translation MWHRERASSEYWIKELKEGFGLERLPSGRFARNAVSMQLGLLAYHLVMALWLHFAHIAVLVVRYARRQSSGSPRVTFISAFFAVLWRPQRSSERLTGVSRWRARSEHVSWPPTHAAKEPPPRPSANPRLAASPYPPIRGSPDRFTS, via the coding sequence GTGTGGCACCGGGAGCGGGCCAGCAGCGAGTACTGGATCAAGGAACTCAAGGAGGGCTTCGGGCTCGAGCGGCTGCCGTCGGGGCGGTTTGCGAGAAACGCGGTCTCCATGCAGCTGGGCCTGCTGGCCTATCATCTGGTCATGGCGCTGTGGCTCCACTTTGCCCACATCGCCGTGCTCGTGGTGCGCTATGCACGGCGCCAATCGTCAGGCTCGCCCAGGGTCACCTTCATCTCGGCGTTCTTCGCCGTGCTCTGGCGCCCACAGAGAAGCTCTGAACGACTCACCGGTGTCTCGCGCTGGCGCGCCCGCTCCGAGCACGTCTCCTGGCCGCCGACACACGCCGCGAAAGAGCCCCCACCCCGTCCATCGGCGAACCCCCGCCTCGCTGCGAGTCCCTATCCGCCGATTCGGGGCTCGCCGGACCGCTTTACATCCTGA
- a CDS encoding mannose-1-phosphate guanylyltransferase → MRRYAVILAGGRGERLWPKSRKAMPKHLQAIVGARTMIQQTVDRLDGLVPPERIYVVTAEAQRAQVSEQLPQIDPANVFGEPVGRNTAPAIALAAAALSKRDPESTMISLHADAAIGTKTLDVYRRTLADCCTAAEQTRGLVTIGIVPTHAATGYGYIHRAERVSTNGQTEIYSVERFVEKPDQQTARGYVAQGGYYWNSGIFVWTVEAICKAFERHMPELHRGLVEMRDAIDTPRQDETVRCVYERLKPKPIDTGVMEREDNVYTAAGTFLWDDVGSWASLANHVEADVCGNVVVGPFEYVDTKNCIISGDGTLVTAIGVEGLVIVKTTDALLVCARSRVEEVKDLVGKLKAQDDLKRYL, encoded by the coding sequence ATGAGGCGATATGCGGTGATCCTTGCCGGTGGCAGGGGCGAGCGCCTGTGGCCGAAGAGCCGCAAGGCGATGCCCAAGCACCTCCAGGCGATCGTCGGTGCGCGGACGATGATCCAGCAGACGGTTGACCGGCTCGACGGCCTCGTGCCGCCCGAGCGCATCTACGTGGTGACCGCCGAAGCACAGCGAGCACAGGTCTCCGAGCAGTTGCCCCAGATTGATCCAGCGAACGTCTTCGGCGAGCCCGTCGGGCGTAACACGGCGCCGGCCATCGCGCTCGCAGCGGCGGCGCTGAGCAAGCGCGATCCGGAGTCGACGATGATATCGCTGCACGCCGACGCGGCAATCGGGACGAAGACGCTCGACGTGTACCGCCGCACGCTTGCGGACTGCTGCACGGCGGCCGAGCAGACACGCGGACTTGTTACGATCGGCATCGTGCCCACGCATGCGGCGACGGGCTATGGCTACATCCACCGCGCCGAACGCGTCAGCACTAACGGCCAGACCGAGATCTACAGCGTCGAGCGCTTTGTCGAAAAGCCCGATCAGCAGACGGCGCGGGGGTACGTCGCGCAAGGCGGTTACTACTGGAACAGCGGGATCTTTGTCTGGACCGTCGAGGCCATCTGTAAGGCGTTCGAGCGCCATATGCCGGAACTCCATCGCGGTCTTGTTGAAATGCGCGACGCGATCGACACGCCGAGGCAGGACGAGACCGTGCGCTGCGTGTACGAGCGCCTCAAGCCGAAGCCGATCGACACGGGCGTCATGGAACGCGAGGACAATGTCTACACCGCGGCGGGCACGTTTCTGTGGGACGACGTCGGCTCCTGGGCGTCGCTCGCCAACCACGTTGAGGCTGACGTGTGCGGCAATGTCGTCGTTGGGCCTTTCGAGTACGTCGACACCAAGAACTGCATCATCTCGGGTGACGGCACACTCGTAACTGCCATCGGTGTCGAGGGCCTTGTCATCGTCAAGACGACAGACGCGCTGCTCGTGTGCGCGCGCAGCCGGGTGGAGGAGGTCAAGGACCTTGTCGGGAAGCTCAAGGCGCAGGACGACCTGAAGAGGTATCTCTAG
- the ruvX gene encoding Holliday junction resolvase RuvX, which translates to MRGRVLGVDYGERRIGLAVSDPLGITAQPAGTVTISTPREAMRAVGDAATRHGAVHVVVGLPRSMSGAIGPKAREVIRFVAAFQCTASVAVSLWDERLTSVSAGRVFDQGGVSERDRRGKVDTMAAQLMLQSYLDALRRTSAGGRGA; encoded by the coding sequence ATGCGCGGACGAGTGCTCGGTGTCGACTACGGCGAGCGGCGCATCGGGTTGGCCGTGAGCGATCCCCTCGGGATCACGGCGCAGCCGGCCGGCACCGTGACGATCTCCACCCCGCGCGAGGCGATGCGCGCCGTTGGGGACGCGGCCACGCGGCACGGCGCCGTGCACGTCGTCGTTGGGTTGCCCCGCAGCATGAGCGGGGCGATTGGACCGAAGGCGCGCGAGGTGATCCGCTTCGTTGCGGCCTTCCAGTGCACGGCAAGCGTGGCGGTGAGCCTGTGGGACGAGCGGCTTACGAGCGTATCGGCCGGACGCGTGTTCGACCAGGGCGGCGTGAGCGAGCGCGACCGCCGCGGCAAGGTCGACACCATGGCGGCGCAGCTGATGCTTCAGAGCTACCTTGACGCGTTGCGGCGCACGAGCGCGGGAGGTCGCGGCGCATGA